One Thermosphaera aggregans DNA segment encodes these proteins:
- a CDS encoding M48 family metalloprotease, translating to MWLLFYDIGWFMATIIAYAIGFIALMLLAGLVAPKIARKLTNRFSLYTSMYLAGALAVFSGIAGLVLIFTALAEVAGFAVSALFIAGFAVFILIINLLSYLFSPLMINLAYGAKPDAELQGIVNRVAEKAGFKKAPKAVVVRGPPNAFAYGNLLLGKYVAVSTEMLRITNREELEAVIGHELGHHKHRDNALMLFMGIFPSLIYYLGVMLIRAGILTGVSRLSSRDRRGGGGVFLMLVGVAAVVLSFIVQILVLAFSRLREYYADAHGAKVSSPRSMQRALAKLHLYYNYYERGYEQLSNSKLKTLFIYALTETLANPFYHYMPPPPRDFNTDVDQVIEELKRKEEGGFKEIMSTHPPIPKRLRFLDYVGFRPVRIEEYV from the coding sequence ATGTGGTTGTTGTTTTACGATATAGGCTGGTTTATGGCTACGATCATCGCCTACGCTATTGGCTTCATTGCCCTTATGCTTCTGGCAGGGCTCGTAGCGCCAAAAATTGCTAGGAAGCTGACAAACAGGTTCTCACTCTATACATCAATGTACCTTGCAGGAGCACTAGCAGTGTTCTCAGGAATCGCCGGTCTCGTGCTTATATTTACAGCCCTAGCCGAGGTCGCCGGGTTCGCTGTTTCAGCACTGTTTATTGCCGGGTTCGCAGTATTCATTTTAATAATCAATCTACTATCATACCTGTTCTCACCGCTAATGATTAATCTAGCATACGGAGCCAAGCCTGACGCGGAGTTGCAGGGAATTGTTAACCGCGTAGCTGAAAAAGCAGGCTTCAAGAAGGCTCCCAAGGCAGTCGTGGTTAGAGGACCTCCTAACGCGTTCGCATACGGTAATCTATTACTAGGCAAGTACGTAGCGGTTTCAACAGAGATGTTGAGAATAACTAATAGAGAGGAGTTGGAAGCGGTCATAGGGCACGAACTAGGGCATCACAAGCACAGGGATAATGCTTTAATGCTGTTCATGGGGATATTCCCCAGCCTCATATACTATCTCGGTGTTATGCTGATACGGGCTGGCATACTCACCGGTGTTTCAAGACTATCATCCAGAGATCGCAGGGGAGGCGGGGGAGTGTTCTTAATGCTGGTGGGCGTTGCCGCGGTCGTTTTAAGCTTTATTGTTCAAATCCTAGTTCTCGCTTTCAGCCGGTTAAGAGAGTACTATGCAGACGCTCATGGAGCGAAAGTATCATCTCCGAGAAGCATGCAACGGGCTCTTGCGAAACTGCACCTGTATTACAACTACTATGAGAGAGGGTATGAGCAGTTATCGAATAGTAAGTTGAAGACGCTTTTCATATATGCTTTAACAGAGACCCTGGCCAACCCGTTCTACCACTACATGCCGCCGCCTCCGAGAGACTTCAACACGGATGTTGACCAGGTTATAGAGGAGTTGAAGAGAAAGGAGGAGGGAGGCTTCAAGGAGATAATGAGCACCCACCCGCCAATACCGAAGAGGCTCAGATTCCTTGATTATGTTGGATTCCGCCCGGTTAGGATAGAAGAATACGTTTAG
- a CDS encoding ATP/GTP-binding protein, whose protein sequence is MVSVIVFAGMAGSGKTSIVAHYSKWLRTSLLARVACVNLDPGVDALPYIPVFDIRKYFTLTDLMKKYGVGPNAAFLKSAEMMSHLTDEIMCEEPFSNLDKWDYVLIDTPGQLEAFIFQPEAREFLAKISRRTNLVVGYLIDASIISNVPDAITSWFMYVLIQVKTGLLTVPIISKADMARNISLLKELIEDPGALASKENLIEGLQSEIIPELIQIAMKTKGALRAVMVSIHDMESLRSLHNILQEAFCTCGDLT, encoded by the coding sequence TTGGTATCGGTTATTGTTTTCGCTGGAATGGCTGGTAGCGGGAAAACCAGTATTGTGGCTCATTACTCTAAGTGGCTTAGAACTAGTTTGCTTGCAAGAGTGGCCTGTGTGAATCTAGATCCAGGGGTTGATGCGTTACCGTATATCCCAGTATTTGATATAAGGAAGTACTTCACGCTAACGGATTTGATGAAAAAATACGGGGTAGGCCCGAACGCAGCCTTCCTTAAATCCGCCGAAATGATGTCTCATCTAACCGATGAAATCATGTGCGAAGAACCGTTCTCGAATCTCGATAAATGGGATTACGTCTTAATCGATACTCCAGGTCAGCTGGAAGCTTTCATCTTCCAGCCCGAGGCGAGAGAATTCCTGGCAAAGATTTCTCGTAGGACTAATCTAGTAGTAGGGTACTTGATAGACGCCTCTATAATTAGTAACGTCCCAGACGCTATAACCTCGTGGTTTATGTACGTGTTAATCCAGGTGAAGACGGGCTTGTTAACCGTTCCAATCATAAGCAAGGCCGACATGGCACGCAACATATCTTTGCTGAAAGAGTTGATCGAGGATCCTGGCGCCTTGGCCTCGAAAGAAAACCTCATAGAAGGATTGCAAAGCGAGATAATCCCAGAGCTGATCCAGATAGCTATGAAAACAAAGGGGGCTTTAAGAGCCGTTATGGTGTCGATTCATGACATGGAGAGCTTGAGGAGTCTTCACAACATCCTCCAGGAGGCGTTCTGCACCTGCGGCGATTTAACTTGA
- a CDS encoding class I SAM-dependent methyltransferase yields the protein MSNVYAFKPVNGYWFTSWLVNALRNRNSCLEVSLDLGLTREKVCVSGKKLLIRDIEVDFDAITPSEEDRVVLLENDRAYEIAVSTMKGYYKLKAIGMDLPPTLEINGIHMHRIVGLNPWEDALLKASKARVRRGNVVLDTCTGLGYTALASIERGASKVVSAEIDPNVLWIAERNPWSRGLGDKRITIANIDIVNLIRYFEDSFFDKIIHDPPRFSASTGDLYGLDFYKELYRVIKPGGILYHYTGLPGFKTNYSILKGIKNRLEKAGFIRVYFDQESQGFIAWKPLITS from the coding sequence ATGAGTAACGTTTACGCCTTTAAGCCCGTGAACGGGTACTGGTTCACCAGTTGGCTGGTCAACGCTTTGAGGAATAGGAATTCATGCTTAGAGGTCTCCCTAGATTTAGGTCTTACTCGTGAAAAAGTTTGTGTAAGTGGTAAAAAACTCCTGATTAGAGATATAGAGGTAGACTTTGACGCGATTACCCCCAGCGAGGAAGATAGGGTAGTTCTCTTAGAGAATGATAGAGCATATGAAATAGCTGTTTCAACCATGAAAGGGTATTACAAGTTAAAAGCGATTGGAATGGACCTGCCTCCCACACTAGAAATCAATGGAATACATATGCACAGGATTGTGGGCTTAAACCCTTGGGAAGATGCCTTGTTGAAAGCTAGTAAGGCAAGAGTTAGACGAGGCAACGTCGTACTAGATACTTGCACAGGGCTTGGATACACGGCGCTCGCATCTATTGAAAGAGGGGCTTCGAAAGTAGTATCTGCAGAGATTGATCCCAATGTTCTATGGATTGCTGAGAGGAATCCGTGGAGCAGGGGTCTGGGTGATAAAAGGATCACTATTGCAAACATTGATATTGTAAATCTAATTAGATATTTTGAAGACTCCTTCTTTGACAAAATAATTCATGACCCGCCCAGGTTCAGTGCTTCAACAGGTGACTTATACGGGTTAGATTTTTACAAAGAACTCTACAGGGTTATAAAACCAGGCGGTATCTTGTACCACTACACTGGATTACCCGGTTTCAAAACCAACTACAGTATTTTAAAAGGAATCAAGAACCGGTTGGAAAAAGCCGGCTTTATAAGAGTATACTTCGACCAGGAATCACAAGGCTTTATAGCCTGGAAACCCCTAATCACTAGTTAA
- a CDS encoding putative metallopeptidase, translated as MIKYFHAEDVFERIRKIVKTLQPEFNYIDLKRIVVVRSVGSKSRALARIHGFPRIYAFAMGIKPFYIIELISERYDKLTEEEKDKVLIHELLHIPRNFEGGLRPHGKYVNGRMVNQLYRKLQERRILEA; from the coding sequence TTGATAAAATATTTCCATGCTGAGGATGTTTTTGAAAGAATAAGAAAGATTGTGAAAACTTTACAGCCCGAGTTTAATTATATAGATTTGAAAAGAATAGTGGTCGTCCGATCGGTAGGAAGCAAGTCCAGAGCTCTTGCCCGAATCCACGGTTTCCCACGCATTTACGCGTTCGCGATGGGGATTAAACCCTTCTACATTATAGAGTTGATTTCGGAGAGATATGACAAGCTTACAGAGGAGGAGAAGGATAAAGTATTGATACACGAGCTCCTCCATATTCCCAGAAATTTCGAAGGGGGTCTTAGACCTCACGGTAAATACGTGAATGGTAGGATGGTTAACCAGCTTTACAGGAAACTCCAGGAGCGGCGAATCCTTGAAGCATAG
- a CDS encoding TATA-box-binding protein, translated as MSSGAVLKPSYKIENIVATVILEHELDLELIETRIPAITYKPDQFPGLIFRLDNPKTTALIFKSGKMVVTGAKSTQQLIEAVKRMIKVLLRYDIKVTGKPRIQIQNIVASGDIGAYVHLEKAAYLLEDSMYEPEQFPGLIHRMRNPRVVLLIFSSGKMVITGAKEEVEVERAVVNIGNQLLELGCIAGIREEL; from the coding sequence ATGAGTAGTGGAGCTGTTTTAAAACCAAGCTATAAAATAGAGAACATTGTCGCTACCGTAATATTGGAGCATGAGCTTGACCTTGAACTTATTGAAACACGTATCCCAGCTATCACGTATAAGCCGGATCAGTTTCCCGGCTTAATCTTCAGGCTTGACAACCCTAAGACAACAGCCCTTATTTTTAAATCCGGTAAAATGGTTGTAACAGGTGCTAAAAGCACTCAACAGTTAATCGAAGCAGTTAAGAGAATGATTAAGGTGTTACTGAGATATGATATCAAGGTTACCGGTAAGCCTAGGATACAAATTCAAAATATAGTTGCGAGTGGAGATATTGGAGCTTACGTCCACTTAGAGAAGGCTGCGTACCTTCTCGAAGACAGCATGTATGAGCCAGAGCAGTTTCCCGGGCTTATTCATAGGATGAGGAATCCCAGAGTTGTCCTCTTGATATTTAGTAGCGGGAAAATGGTAATAACAGGCGCGAAAGAAGAGGTTGAAGTAGAAAGGGCTGTTGTGAATATCGGAAACCAGCTTCTCGAGCTAGGATGTATCGCAGGGATTAGGGAGGAATTATAA
- a CDS encoding indolepyruvate oxidoreductase subunit beta, which produces MSRRFNLVLTGVGGQGLITLGRLIGEACIRAGLNVTVAEVHGMSQRGGSVIVHVRIGEGDSPVIPVGGAHHIIAMEVLEAGRSVRYANKDTVMVVNDLILPPPLAKYPGKKDVIEALKSKLGRVYLYDAEGVSKRIMGTPISSNIALLGFSLGVNPALEDLIGKTDVEKAIEAIFKGKALELNMKVFEEAFKEGKASVGG; this is translated from the coding sequence ATGAGTAGACGGTTTAATTTAGTCTTAACAGGAGTCGGGGGTCAAGGCTTAATCACTCTGGGAAGATTAATAGGTGAGGCTTGCATCAGGGCAGGCTTGAACGTTACCGTTGCCGAAGTTCACGGTATGAGTCAGAGAGGTGGAAGCGTCATCGTCCACGTTAGAATAGGTGAGGGAGACTCGCCTGTGATACCTGTCGGGGGAGCGCACCATATCATTGCCATGGAGGTCTTAGAAGCGGGGAGGTCTGTAAGGTATGCTAACAAGGATACAGTGATGGTTGTAAACGATCTCATACTACCACCTCCCTTAGCCAAGTACCCGGGTAAGAAGGACGTGATCGAGGCCTTGAAAAGCAAGCTGGGAAGAGTCTACTTATACGATGCGGAGGGCGTCAGTAAGAGAATTATGGGAACACCCATATCATCCAACATCGCGCTCCTCGGATTCAGCCTGGGAGTAAACCCAGCCCTGGAGGATCTAATAGGTAAGACTGATGTTGAAAAAGCCATAGAGGCCATATTCAAGGGGAAAGCCCTCGAGTTAAACATGAAAGTGTTTGAAGAAGCGTTTAAGGAGGGAAAGGCGAGCGTTGGAGGGTGA
- a CDS encoding PolB1-binding protein PBP2 family protein, producing the protein MNSIEKLIMEYFLKNISVGEIIAIIDLREEIKKRARSGELVYREIDDAVIERDLLTIITSLIKRGFLEYNMGVFNLAGWIRDYLKKKYKSLDAGVFKSIDKLTSD; encoded by the coding sequence TTGAACAGTATTGAGAAATTAATCATGGAGTACTTCCTGAAGAACATAAGCGTTGGAGAAATCATAGCAATAATTGACCTAAGGGAGGAAATAAAGAAAAGGGCGAGGAGCGGGGAGCTGGTATACAGGGAAATCGATGATGCCGTAATAGAAAGGGACTTGTTAACAATCATCACCAGCCTCATCAAACGGGGTTTCCTCGAATACAACATGGGAGTTTTCAATCTGGCAGGCTGGATAAGAGATTACTTGAAGAAGAAGTACAAGTCCTTAGACGCTGGTGTTTTCAAGAGCATAGATAAATTAACTAGTGATTAG
- a CDS encoding metallophosphoesterase, whose amino-acid sequence MLRKLFPEMESLEIYVIPGTPFLYFSRRKTLVMADLHLGFEEAAARGLEYSLRGKSGYSGIFLPRIQFRKILEMLNYVLEHISVERVIVNGDLKHAFDRLLRQEKIEVRSLLKHFKERGISEFLLVRGNHDNFVRNIVKGEGGNIANALSVPENNAQVFITHGHEYFPSEEYNIVVIGHEHPSLKCFGGRRFPVFQKIPLDKDKWLVIMPATGPYHPGTQVSPNPDDYLSPYVKKAGLLYKSKILLWIEIEKGEEIVEQMSTVLESPLLRIDRLVFGGKEYALIEFADLETASILCSYE is encoded by the coding sequence TTGCTACGGAAACTATTCCCAGAGATGGAGAGCCTCGAAATATACGTTATACCTGGCACGCCATTCCTCTACTTTTCAAGGAGAAAGACCTTGGTAATGGCTGACTTACACTTAGGCTTTGAGGAGGCGGCTGCGAGAGGGTTGGAGTATTCTTTGCGTGGAAAAAGCGGTTACTCAGGCATTTTCCTACCGAGAATCCAGTTCAGGAAAATTCTCGAGATGTTGAACTATGTTCTAGAGCACATCAGCGTGGAAAGAGTAATCGTTAACGGGGATTTGAAACACGCTTTTGACAGGTTGCTTAGACAGGAGAAAATAGAGGTTAGGAGTCTACTCAAGCATTTTAAAGAGCGAGGTATAAGCGAGTTCCTGCTAGTAAGAGGGAATCACGACAATTTTGTGAGAAACATAGTTAAAGGTGAAGGCGGAAACATAGCCAACGCCCTTAGCGTTCCTGAAAACAATGCTCAAGTCTTCATTACCCACGGACATGAGTATTTTCCCTCGGAAGAATACAACATAGTGGTAATTGGTCACGAGCATCCCAGCTTGAAGTGTTTCGGAGGAAGAAGGTTTCCTGTCTTCCAGAAAATACCTCTAGACAAAGATAAGTGGTTGGTGATAATGCCTGCTACAGGACCATATCATCCAGGAACACAGGTTTCACCCAACCCTGACGACTACTTATCACCCTATGTTAAAAAAGCAGGGCTCCTTTACAAGTCGAAAATCCTTTTGTGGATTGAAATAGAGAAGGGTGAGGAAATCGTTGAGCAAATGTCTACAGTGCTTGAATCCCCTCTCCTCAGAATAGACCGCCTGGTATTCGGGGGTAAGGAATACGCATTAATAGAGTTTGCAGATTTAGAAACAGCCTCTATACTATGCTCTTACGAGTAA
- a CDS encoding DUF2070 family protein, which produces MGLYRPKTAVGKYYSILFSLPHWKISAASIIGVLLLTVALLRDESIPFITNTIITLVVLEVYRRITKNTVFHKLKRRVGLSLTVLIYSLINYVLLRDWRVSTISSAILLTIVIQGLDGTRWWRYIVAVLPPLVTLLLIDQAILEFPSIYISSLSFSLLLIVLLDLTVYAVMGRHRINGFKAPDLGSLFLRNWLNGDREIEKVFDSLGVYHNVTSYILRTNSFALLYTDLHYGPFSNTGSSQLPLLIRDAYSKLGLDVYLLHGFGSHDRNIVSSKYVKDYLSRLETVILEDCEEELKYHGSFKARSRDYWEITGIVFDKVAFLIVSRPVKGIDDLPYELQVEYALKAKNLGLGDVILVDAHNWERQEEMDFEELGEALEESLGLVEKMRSRRPEKPLIKHLCFKTDAPGLIDGEACLLQIWSLNYEKLVLLLLRGNNMEPGLRDTLVELIRNSLGGEVIAEVLTNDEHTETGIRANITYIPVHYSDSLRRDLEAQLERFKNIEPGGKLCVIKENLNVKLLGDSAFQLEQLVRKSYVESALLLIAYAFLTPVLLKLIWVFTGF; this is translated from the coding sequence ATGGGATTGTACCGCCCGAAGACGGCTGTGGGTAAGTACTATTCAATACTCTTCTCGCTACCCCACTGGAAAATCTCAGCCGCGAGTATAATAGGAGTTTTACTTTTAACTGTTGCACTCCTCCGGGACGAGTCAATCCCATTCATCACTAATACAATCATAACACTAGTTGTTTTGGAGGTTTATAGGAGAATTACTAAAAACACCGTTTTCCACAAGCTGAAGAGAAGAGTGGGGTTGTCTCTCACGGTGCTGATATACTCTCTCATAAACTATGTGTTGCTCAGGGACTGGAGGGTTTCAACTATTTCGTCAGCAATACTGTTAACCATTGTTATCCAAGGTCTTGATGGAACCAGGTGGTGGCGTTACATAGTCGCTGTACTTCCACCACTAGTTACTCTTCTCCTCATAGACCAGGCAATTCTCGAGTTCCCCAGTATTTACATTTCTTCCCTCTCGTTTTCCCTTCTACTGATCGTGCTCCTGGATCTAACAGTTTACGCTGTCATGGGGAGACACAGGATTAACGGTTTTAAAGCCCCTGACCTTGGATCCCTATTCCTACGAAACTGGCTAAACGGTGACAGGGAAATAGAAAAAGTCTTCGATAGCCTAGGGGTCTACCATAATGTGACTTCCTACATTTTGAGAACGAACAGCTTTGCACTATTATATACTGATCTTCACTACGGCCCGTTCTCCAACACGGGAAGTAGTCAACTACCTCTGCTGATCAGGGATGCTTACAGTAAGCTGGGATTAGATGTTTACCTTCTCCACGGGTTTGGTTCACACGATAGAAATATTGTCAGCTCAAAATACGTTAAAGACTATCTTTCTCGTTTAGAGACGGTCATCCTTGAGGATTGTGAAGAAGAATTAAAATACCATGGCTCTTTCAAAGCGAGAAGCAGGGATTACTGGGAGATAACTGGAATAGTATTCGACAAGGTTGCTTTCCTAATAGTTTCACGTCCCGTTAAAGGAATAGATGACCTACCTTACGAGCTACAGGTCGAGTATGCGTTAAAAGCTAAAAACCTTGGGCTCGGGGACGTAATACTAGTTGACGCGCATAATTGGGAGAGACAGGAGGAGATGGATTTCGAAGAACTAGGGGAAGCTCTTGAGGAATCTCTCGGCTTGGTTGAAAAAATGAGGAGCAGGAGGCCGGAGAAACCATTGATTAAGCATCTCTGCTTTAAAACTGATGCACCTGGACTCATTGACGGTGAAGCATGTCTCCTTCAAATATGGAGTTTAAACTACGAGAAGCTAGTACTGCTTCTACTGCGCGGTAATAACATGGAGCCAGGACTACGTGACACCTTAGTTGAATTGATAAGGAATAGCCTGGGTGGAGAAGTGATTGCTGAAGTTTTAACAAACGATGAGCACACGGAGACAGGGATTAGAGCCAATATAACATATATCCCCGTCCACTATAGTGATAGCTTGAGAAGAGACTTGGAGGCTCAGCTGGAGCGTTTTAAAAATATTGAACCCGGTGGAAAACTATGTGTGATTAAGGAAAACCTGAACGTGAAGCTACTCGGCGATTCGGCTTTTCAACTCGAGCAACTTGTAAGGAAGTCCTATGTAGAGTCGGCACTGCTTCTAATAGCTTACGCTTTCCTCACACCCGTGCTGCTTAAGCTTATTTGGGTCTTCACAGGGTTTTAG
- the iorA gene encoding indolepyruvate ferredoxin oxidoreductase subunit alpha has product MNPILARKGETVLLMGNEAIARGALESGICMAAAYPGTPSTEIVETLSEVAKDLKIWVEWSVNEKVAFETAYAAAISGVKSLTAMKHVGLNVAADILMSSAYAGVKAGFVVVSADDPGHHSSQNEQDNRWYGFISHIPVVEPSSPREAYYYTKESFKLSEKYGHPIILRTTTRISHTRQPVTLDEDLPESPVCKGVFEKAIDRWVLVPGHARKLKMKLLEVWRKIQYDTGEPFAKIINPGMKDVIIASGIAYSHVEEALRILGLESKVTVLKINMPVPVPRKPVEEVLRNAERVLVVEELDPVVEKQVKSISSELGFGCKIYGKEYVPENDELSLQVVYNGLCRFFDKCDPSIWESVGDLKIEPTIPPRPPVLCPGCPHRSSYYIVKTALNKAGIRNVIFTGDIGCYTLGFQKPFETQMTSFEMGGAIGVAHGLSKVVDEAIVAVVGDSTFYHAGIPGVINLVFNKGRAIPLILDNSITAMTGHQPHPGTGVTAVGEPTARIMPEDVLKAVGFETYLINPLKVKESINTLGKALEEFKSGKNIAIISRARCALEVLRDARKTKTVLPVYKVDPEKCTGCMACVNLSACPALVVDPDSRKPVIIEDLCAGCGLCASICPFKAISTANTPSQDWEKLW; this is encoded by the coding sequence ATGAACCCCATCCTCGCGAGGAAAGGCGAAACGGTTCTGTTAATGGGGAACGAGGCTATTGCTAGAGGAGCACTGGAGTCTGGAATATGCATGGCCGCTGCCTATCCGGGAACACCTTCAACTGAAATAGTTGAGACACTCTCAGAAGTTGCTAAGGATTTGAAGATCTGGGTTGAATGGAGCGTTAACGAGAAAGTAGCGTTTGAAACAGCCTATGCTGCAGCGATTTCAGGGGTTAAGAGTCTAACAGCGATGAAGCATGTGGGATTAAATGTGGCAGCAGATATTTTAATGAGCAGCGCCTACGCGGGAGTTAAGGCAGGATTCGTAGTGGTTTCAGCTGATGACCCAGGTCATCACAGCAGTCAGAACGAGCAGGACAACAGGTGGTATGGGTTCATATCTCACATCCCGGTTGTGGAGCCAAGTAGCCCTAGGGAAGCCTACTATTACACTAAAGAATCGTTTAAACTGAGTGAAAAGTATGGACACCCCATCATCTTGAGGACGACTACAAGGATTAGCCATACAAGGCAACCCGTAACACTTGACGAGGACCTTCCAGAATCACCGGTATGTAAGGGTGTCTTCGAAAAAGCGATTGACAGGTGGGTCCTTGTCCCAGGACATGCTAGGAAGCTTAAAATGAAGCTTTTAGAGGTTTGGAGGAAGATTCAGTATGATACCGGTGAGCCTTTCGCGAAAATTATAAACCCAGGCATGAAAGACGTTATAATAGCTAGCGGAATAGCGTACTCTCACGTTGAAGAAGCTTTGAGAATTCTAGGCCTCGAGTCAAAGGTTACTGTTTTAAAAATCAATATGCCTGTTCCTGTTCCAAGGAAACCTGTTGAAGAAGTGTTGAGAAATGCGGAGAGAGTATTAGTTGTTGAAGAACTTGACCCTGTGGTTGAGAAGCAGGTGAAAAGTATTTCATCAGAACTAGGTTTTGGTTGCAAAATATATGGTAAAGAGTATGTCCCGGAAAACGACGAGCTCTCCCTGCAGGTTGTTTACAATGGGCTGTGCAGATTCTTCGATAAGTGCGACCCGAGCATATGGGAAAGCGTTGGCGATTTAAAAATAGAGCCTACAATACCTCCCCGCCCACCCGTTCTATGCCCGGGATGCCCCCACAGGAGTAGCTACTATATCGTGAAAACAGCGTTGAACAAGGCTGGGATAAGGAATGTTATATTCACCGGTGACATCGGCTGCTACACTCTAGGGTTCCAGAAGCCTTTCGAGACCCAAATGACTAGTTTCGAAATGGGCGGTGCGATAGGCGTTGCCCATGGGTTGAGCAAGGTAGTGGATGAGGCGATCGTGGCGGTGGTAGGGGATTCCACGTTCTATCATGCCGGTATCCCAGGTGTAATCAACCTGGTTTTCAACAAAGGGAGAGCCATACCATTGATCCTTGATAATTCGATAACAGCTATGACTGGGCATCAACCCCATCCAGGCACCGGTGTCACAGCTGTCGGTGAGCCCACGGCTAGGATCATGCCCGAGGATGTTTTGAAAGCGGTTGGCTTCGAAACCTATCTAATCAATCCTTTGAAGGTTAAAGAATCGATAAATACCCTTGGGAAAGCTCTCGAGGAATTTAAGAGCGGGAAAAACATTGCAATAATATCCAGGGCTCGTTGCGCGCTCGAAGTCTTGAGAGATGCTAGGAAGACTAAGACAGTACTTCCTGTTTACAAGGTAGACCCTGAGAAGTGTACTGGGTGCATGGCCTGTGTCAATCTATCAGCATGTCCAGCGCTCGTAGTAGACCCTGACAGCAGGAAGCCAGTTATTATTGAGGATTTATGCGCAGGTTGTGGTCTATGTGCGAGCATATGTCCATTCAAAGCCATCAGTACTGCTAACACTCCCTCCCAGGATTGGGAAAAACTATGGTAG
- a CDS encoding iron-sulfur cluster loop, producing the protein MISKWGKLLMELLGIDTLVIDRMSRILQRSSENLQRLDLFNPKFYPSRSHSEEEVLRYLTVMVAMDHRLSRPGRVYEACLEDGCYKGADLLYRLGKMKFDENPDFFAPEYLSKIREEEVEKWLSIGNARPVDIELRTRLLRDLGVKLIKLYDGRVSSLVEASNNRLHGDGINPGFADFLRVFRAFEDPVEKKSMLLAKFLHFRGLFKPVDKPYIPVDNHLTRIALRTGMVVVSGRLWNDILNMREVSMSDDVLIRMVVREAYGLLAEKSGRSVWELDDHFWLHGRMVCIRSEKPLCEKCMFKGFCRARRNNAFMVYEHTYYNTWYY; encoded by the coding sequence GTGATTAGTAAGTGGGGTAAGCTGCTCATGGAATTATTAGGCATTGATACGCTGGTTATTGATAGAATGTCGAGAATTCTTCAGAGAAGTAGTGAGAATTTGCAGAGACTCGACTTGTTCAACCCTAAATTCTATCCTTCCAGAAGCCATAGTGAGGAGGAAGTGTTGAGATATCTCACCGTAATGGTTGCAATGGATCACCGTCTGAGTCGACCTGGACGAGTGTACGAAGCCTGCCTAGAGGATGGTTGCTACAAGGGAGCCGATCTTCTCTACCGGCTGGGCAAGATGAAATTCGATGAAAACCCCGATTTCTTCGCTCCCGAGTACTTGTCGAAAATTAGGGAGGAGGAGGTTGAGAAATGGTTGAGCATCGGTAACGCTCGCCCAGTAGACATTGAGTTGAGAACACGTCTCCTACGGGATCTGGGCGTGAAACTAATTAAGCTCTACGATGGGAGGGTGTCGTCACTGGTCGAGGCAAGCAATAATAGGCTTCACGGTGATGGGATAAACCCTGGTTTCGCTGATTTTTTAAGAGTTTTTAGGGCTTTCGAAGACCCTGTCGAGAAGAAATCAATGCTTCTCGCCAAGTTTCTTCATTTCCGAGGGTTGTTTAAACCCGTTGACAAGCCTTACATACCCGTTGACAACCACTTGACAAGGATTGCGTTGAGAACAGGGATGGTAGTCGTCTCCGGGAGACTATGGAACGATATATTGAACATGAGAGAAGTGTCGATGAGCGATGACGTCTTGATTCGAATGGTCGTAAGAGAAGCCTACGGCTTACTAGCGGAGAAGAGTGGGCGGAGTGTTTGGGAGCTTGATGACCACTTCTGGTTGCACGGGAGGATGGTGTGCATTAGAAGTGAAAAACCCTTGTGCGAGAAATGCATGTTTAAGGGTTTCTGCAGGGCTCGTAGAAACAATGCGTTTATGGTTTACGAGCACACATATTATAACACATGGTATTACTGA